In Candidatus Methylomirabilis sp., a genomic segment contains:
- a CDS encoding L-histidine N(alpha)-methyltransferase — AYDDSSGVTARFNRNILARINRELGGRFDLGAFHHRAVYNDRIGRIEMYLVSARAQWISVDRLSLEVPFAAGETIHTENSYKYSVAEIEALAGAAGLRIAHQWLDAERRFSLNLLALADGRDAGHRGRGSHPGPVREP, encoded by the coding sequence GAGCCTACGACGACTCCTCCGGCGTTACTGCCCGATTCAACCGGAATATCCTTGCCCGCATTAACCGCGAGCTGGGCGGTCGCTTCGACCTCGGGGCATTCCACCACCGAGCAGTCTACAACGACCGGATCGGCCGGATAGAGATGTACCTGGTCAGCGCTCGCGCGCAGTGGATTTCGGTCGACCGCTTGAGTCTCGAGGTTCCATTCGCGGCTGGTGAGACGATCCACACGGAAAACTCTTACAAGTACTCTGTCGCCGAGATCGAAGCCCTGGCCGGCGCTGCAGGGTTGCGCATTGCGCACCAGTGGCTCGATGCTGAGCGCCGTTTCAGTCTGAACCTTCTTGCTCTCGCCGATGGCCGGGACGCTGGCCATCGCGGCCGGGGGAGCCATCCTGGTCCGGTGAGGGAGCCGTGA
- a CDS encoding branched-chain amino acid ABC transporter substrate-binding protein, with product MEERDSRLRREGLFSRDVSRRTLLQIGASAGLGLLALDGLRRSAWAQAKKVVKLSFIGPLTGGTASNGLGGRNSFLLAVAERNADPRSKYRYETIVLDDECKPTVAVQAALRAGSDPEVIASVSHYCSVVAIATVDTFHKLGLPSMVWGAVLPDITYSHEYVEVTRVNGTMINQNHIAAEFAVKKVGFKTFSILHDTTDYGRGHAKYFTEGLERVGGRVLSTTGTAKDQKDYTAELTKIKAEKPEVIYYGGLTPDGVRVKVQMDKLGVKAQLQGTSGIKSDTFIETAGPSAEGVYCFVEGAPTEKLPGGKKFLEAYAKMGFQEPSEAYGPFAYVATHLMIDAIEEVGPDRAKVAQKLKRAKNPDTIIGPVAFDAHGQNTVPLITTHVVQDAKWVVWEDSEYAAGKRELPGLRFRRERA from the coding sequence ATGGAAGAGCGCGACTCGAGGCTCCGGAGAGAAGGACTGTTCTCACGGGACGTCAGCCGGCGAACGCTGCTCCAGATCGGGGCGTCCGCCGGGCTCGGGCTGCTCGCGCTGGACGGCCTCCGGCGGTCCGCGTGGGCCCAGGCGAAGAAGGTCGTGAAGCTCTCGTTCATCGGGCCGCTCACGGGCGGGACCGCCTCGAACGGGCTGGGCGGACGCAATTCGTTCCTCCTGGCGGTGGCCGAGCGCAATGCCGATCCCCGGAGCAAGTACCGCTACGAGACGATCGTGCTCGACGACGAGTGCAAGCCCACGGTCGCGGTGCAGGCGGCGCTCAGGGCCGGGTCCGACCCGGAGGTCATCGCCTCGGTCTCCCATTACTGCAGCGTCGTGGCCATCGCCACGGTGGACACCTTCCACAAGCTGGGCCTGCCGTCCATGGTCTGGGGGGCGGTGCTCCCGGACATCACCTACAGCCATGAGTACGTGGAAGTGACCCGCGTCAACGGCACCATGATCAATCAGAACCACATCGCGGCCGAGTTCGCCGTCAAGAAGGTCGGCTTCAAGACCTTCTCGATCCTCCACGACACCACGGACTACGGGCGCGGCCACGCCAAGTACTTCACGGAGGGGCTGGAGCGGGTCGGCGGAAGGGTCCTCTCCACGACCGGCACGGCCAAGGACCAGAAGGACTACACCGCGGAGCTGACGAAGATCAAGGCCGAGAAGCCCGAGGTGATCTACTACGGCGGGCTGACGCCCGATGGGGTCCGGGTGAAGGTCCAGATGGACAAGCTGGGGGTCAAGGCCCAGCTCCAGGGGACCTCCGGGATCAAATCGGACACCTTCATCGAGACGGCCGGCCCGAGCGCGGAGGGCGTCTACTGCTTCGTCGAGGGCGCGCCCACCGAGAAGCTCCCGGGCGGCAAGAAGTTCCTGGAGGCCTACGCGAAGATGGGCTTCCAGGAGCCCTCGGAGGCCTACGGCCCCTTCGCCTACGTGGCGACCCACCTCATGATTGACGCCATCGAGGAAGTGGGGCCGGACCGTGCCAAGGTTGCCCAGAAGCTGAAGCGCGCGAAGAACCCCGACACCATCATCGGCCCGGTCGCGTTCGACGCGCACGGCCAGAACACCGTTCCCCTGATCACCACCCACGTCGTCCAGGATGCCAAATGGGTGGTCTGGGAGGATTCGGAGTACGCGGCGGGCAAGCGCGAGCTGCCGGGGCTCCGGTTCAGGCGCGAGCGGGCATAG